DNA from Nocardioides seonyuensis:
GAGGGCGAGGAACTGGTCCCGGTCGGCCGGGCCCAGGACGCGCACCTGCTCACGGGTCCTCAGCACGCAGCGAGCCTAACCTCAGGTGATGCTCACGACGGGCTCGCTGCCCTCGATCGGCTCCATCCCCTCGGCGAGACGCAAGGCCTCCTCGATGAGGGTCTCGACGATCTGCGACTCCGGCACGGTCTTGATCACCTCGCCCTTGACGAAGATCTGACCCTTGCCGTTGCCGGAGGCGACCCCGAGGTCGGCCTCGCGGGCCTCCCCCGGCCCGTTGACGACACAGCCCATGACCGCCACCCTGAGCGGCACCTCGAGACCGTCGAGACCGGCGGTGACCTCCTCGGCGAGCTTGTAGACGTCGACCTGGGCGCGACCGCACGAGGGGCAGGAGACGATCTCGAGGCGACGAGGCTTGAGGTTCAACGACTCCAGGATCTGGAGGCCGACCTTGACCTCCTCGACCGGCGGGGCACTGAGCGAGACCCGGATGGTGTCGCCGATGCCCTGGCTGAGCAGGTGGCCGAACGCGACCGCCGACTTGATCGTGCCCTGGAAGGCCGGACCTGCTTCGGTCACCCCGAGGTGCAGCGGCCAGTCGCCGGCCGCTGCGAGCAGCTCGTAGGCGCGCACCATGACGACCGGGTCGTTGTGCTTGACCGAGATCTTGAAGTCGTGGAAGCCGTGCTCCTCGAAGAGGCTCGCCTCCCACACCGCGCTCTCGACCAGCGCCTCGGGCGTGGCCTTGCCGTACTTCTCCAGGAGCCGCTTGTCGAGCGATCCGGCGTTGACGCCGATCCGGATGGAGGTCCCGCGGTCCTTGGCGGCCCGGGCGATCTCCTTCACCTGGTCGTCGAACTTGCGGATGTTGCCGGGATTGACGCGTACGGCAGCGCAGCCGGCGTCGATGGCCGCGAAGACGTACTTGGGCTGGAAGTGGATGTCGGCGATCACAGGGATCTGCGAGTGCTGCGCGATCTCGGGCAGCGCGTCCGCGTCGTCCTGGCTCGGGCACGCCACCCGCACGATGTCGCACCCTGTCGCGGTCAGCTCGGCGATTTGCTGGAGCGTGGCGTTGACGTCGGAGGTGAGGGTCGTGGTCATCGACTGGACCGAGATCGGGCTCTCGCTCCCCACCCCGACCGAACCGACCTTGATCTGGCGTGTCGCCCGGCGCGGGGCCAGGACGGGCGGAGGAAGTGCGGGCATGCCGAGGCCGACGGAGGTCATGCCGCAATCCTAGGGGCGGGCCGCAGCGGCTGCGTCAGCCGGCGAGGTGGAGCGGCACGATCAGGTCGCCCAGGATCAGCACGACCCCCATCACCAGCATCGCGAGCCCGACGACATAGGCCACCGGCAGCAGCTTGGCCACGTCGACGTGCCCGGGATCAGGCCGTCCGAACAGTCGGGCCAGGCCGCGACGCAGGGCCTCGAACAGCGCCCCGGCGATGTGGCCACCGTCCAGCGGGAGAAGCGGGACGAAGTTGAACATCCCGATGAAGAAGTTGAAGGAGGCGATCAGGGTCAGGAGGAAGAGCAGCCGGTCGGTGACGTCGACGGACGTGTCGGACGCCGCCTCACCCGCGAACCTGCCGCCGCCGACAATGCTCACCGGGCTGTCGATCGCCCGCTCCTCGAGGCCCAGGATGGCCTGGCCGACGTCGTAGACCTTGAGCGGCAGGGTGCCGAGGGCCTGGACGGTGTCGACCGTCATGTGGCCCATCTGCTCCAGGGTGAAGAGGACGCCGCCGGTCTCGGTCACGATGCGCGTGCGCGGGGACACCCCGAGGAACCCGACCTGGCGCAGGGTGGCGTCGTCGGCGGAGGTGGGGCGGGCCGTCACCGTGGTGTTGGTCGTCACCTCCGTGGGCTTGCCGTCGCGCACCAGGCCGATGACCGCGCGGCCGTCGTCGTTGGCGCGGATCAGCTCCTGGAGCTGCGACCACTCCTCGATCTCCGTGCCGTTGAGCGAGACGATCCGGTCGCCGACCCTGATCCCCGAGGCGCGCGCCGGGGCGACCGGGTCGTCCTCGGTGCACTCGCGACCGCTCTCCGAGGCGGGTACGACGCAGTCGGCGACGTAGTCGACCACCGGCTGCCCCGGGACCGCTTCCTGGGTCTTGATGCCGACGGTGGCGAAGATCCCG
Protein-coding regions in this window:
- a CDS encoding M50 family metallopeptidase, which codes for MTALLYTLGVLAFVLAILVSIGLHELGHLVPAKKFGAKVPQWFIGFGPTVWSRQIGETEYGVKAIPLGGYVKIVGMLPPGAEELVEETTYDEDGEPVHRVRRSNTGMFTQLISDARAAEWEYVKEHDADKLFYRLPWWQKVIVMAGGPTVNITIAFLIFLGIFATVGIKTQEAVPGQPVVDYVADCVVPASESGRECTEDDPVAPARASGIRVGDRIVSLNGTEIEEWSQLQELIRANDDGRAVIGLVRDGKPTEVTTNTTVTARPTSADDATLRQVGFLGVSPRTRIVTETGGVLFTLEQMGHMTVDTVQALGTLPLKVYDVGQAILGLEERAIDSPVSIVGGGRFAGEAASDTSVDVTDRLLFLLTLIASFNFFIGMFNFVPLLPLDGGHIAGALFEALRRGLARLFGRPDPGHVDVAKLLPVAYVVGLAMLVMGVVLILGDLIVPLHLAG
- the ispG gene encoding flavodoxin-dependent (E)-4-hydroxy-3-methylbut-2-enyl-diphosphate synthase; translation: MTSVGLGMPALPPPVLAPRRATRQIKVGSVGVGSESPISVQSMTTTLTSDVNATLQQIAELTATGCDIVRVACPSQDDADALPEIAQHSQIPVIADIHFQPKYVFAAIDAGCAAVRVNPGNIRKFDDQVKEIARAAKDRGTSIRIGVNAGSLDKRLLEKYGKATPEALVESAVWEASLFEEHGFHDFKISVKHNDPVVMVRAYELLAAAGDWPLHLGVTEAGPAFQGTIKSAVAFGHLLSQGIGDTIRVSLSAPPVEEVKVGLQILESLNLKPRRLEIVSCPSCGRAQVDVYKLAEEVTAGLDGLEVPLRVAVMGCVVNGPGEAREADLGVASGNGKGQIFVKGEVIKTVPESQIVETLIEEALRLAEGMEPIEGSEPVVSIT